The following are encoded in a window of Gasterosteus aculeatus chromosome 5, fGasAcu3.hap1.1, whole genome shotgun sequence genomic DNA:
- the LOC120819530 gene encoding cytohesin-1 isoform X5 translates to MQRNKQMAMGRKKFNMDPKKGIRFLIDSSLLKNTSNDIGQFLYKGEGLNKTAIGDYLGERDDFNIQVLHAFLELHEFTDLNLVQALRQFLWSFRLPGEAQKIDRMMEAFARRYCRCNPGVFQSTDTCYVLSFAVIMLNTSLHNPNVKDKPSVQRFTAMNRGINDGGDLPEELLRNLYDSIKNEPFKIPEDDGNDLTHTFFNPDREGWLLKLGGRVKTWKRRWFILTDNCLYYFEYTTDKEPRGIIPLENLNIREVDDSKKPNCFELFISDHKDQVIKACKTEADGRVVEGNHTFYRISAPTAEEKDEWMNSIKAAISKDPFYEMLATRKKKVSSLKGL, encoded by the exons ATGCAGAGGAACAAACAGATGGCCATGGGCCGAAAGAAGTTTAACATGGACCCCAAGAAG GGGATTCGCTTCCTGATCGACAGCTCGCTGCTGAAAAATACCAGCAACGACATCGGCCAGTTTCTCTacaagggggaggggcttaacaAAACCGCAATCGGCGACTACTTAGGAGAGCG AGACGACTTCAACATCCAGGTTCTGCATGCCTTCCTGGAGTTGCACGAGTTCACAGACTTGAACCTGGTTCAGGCTCTCAGGCAGTTCCTGTGGAGCTTTCGGCTGCCCGGCGAGGCTCAGAAGATCGACCGCATGATGGAGGCGTTCGCCCGGCGATACTGTCGCTGTAACCCCGGCGTGTTTCAGAGCACAG ATACCTGCTATGTGTTGTCGTTCGCCGTGATCATGTTGAACACGTCCCTACACAACCCCAACGTGAAGGACAAACCCTCCGTTCAGAGGTTCACAGCAATGAACAGAGGCATCAACGACGGGGGAGACCTACCGGAGGAGCTGCTCCGA AACCTGTACGACAGCATCAAGAATGAACCCTTCAAGATCCCAGAGGATGATGGGAACGAcctcacacacaccttcttCAACCCCGACAGAGAAGGATGGCTACTGAAACTCG GTGGACGAGTTAAGACTTGGAAAAGACGCTGGTTTATTCTCACAGATAACTGCCTCTACTACTTTGAGTACACGACT GACAAAGAACCCAGAGGAATTATTCCACTGGAAAATCTGAATATCAGAGAAGTTGATGACTCTAAGAAACCG AACTGCTTTGAGCTCTTCATCTCCGACCACAAGGATCAGGTGATCAAAGCCTGCAAGACGGAGGCGGACGGACGCGTCGTCGAGGGAAACCACACTTTTTACAGAATCTCTGCCCCGACCGCAGAGGAGAAGGATGAGTGGATGAACAGCATCAA GGCCGCCATCAGCAAAGACCCGTTCTACGAGATGCTGGCTACTCGGAAGAAGAAGGTCTCGTCTCTGAAGGGTCTGTAG
- the LOC120819530 gene encoding cytohesin-1 isoform X4: MQRNKQMAMGRKKFNMDPKKGIRFLIDSSLLKNTSNDIGQFLYKGEGLNKTAIGDYLGERDDFNIQVLHAFLELHEFTDLNLVQALRQFLWSFRLPGEAQKIDRMMEAFARRYCRCNPGVFQSTDTCYVLSFAVIMLNTSLHNPNVKDKPSVQRFTAMNRGINDGGDLPEELLRNLYDSIKNEPFKIPEDDGNDLTHTFFNPDREGWLLKLGGGRVKTWKRRWFILTDNCLYYFEYTTDKEPRGIIPLENLNIREVDDSKKPNCFELFISDHKDQVIKACKTEADGRVVEGNHTFYRISAPTAEEKDEWMNSIKAAISKDPFYEMLATRKKKVSSLKGL, from the exons ATGCAGAGGAACAAACAGATGGCCATGGGCCGAAAGAAGTTTAACATGGACCCCAAGAAG GGGATTCGCTTCCTGATCGACAGCTCGCTGCTGAAAAATACCAGCAACGACATCGGCCAGTTTCTCTacaagggggaggggcttaacaAAACCGCAATCGGCGACTACTTAGGAGAGCG AGACGACTTCAACATCCAGGTTCTGCATGCCTTCCTGGAGTTGCACGAGTTCACAGACTTGAACCTGGTTCAGGCTCTCAGGCAGTTCCTGTGGAGCTTTCGGCTGCCCGGCGAGGCTCAGAAGATCGACCGCATGATGGAGGCGTTCGCCCGGCGATACTGTCGCTGTAACCCCGGCGTGTTTCAGAGCACAG ATACCTGCTATGTGTTGTCGTTCGCCGTGATCATGTTGAACACGTCCCTACACAACCCCAACGTGAAGGACAAACCCTCCGTTCAGAGGTTCACAGCAATGAACAGAGGCATCAACGACGGGGGAGACCTACCGGAGGAGCTGCTCCGA AACCTGTACGACAGCATCAAGAATGAACCCTTCAAGATCCCAGAGGATGATGGGAACGAcctcacacacaccttcttCAACCCCGACAGAGAAGGATGGCTACTGAAACTCGG AGGTGGACGAGTTAAGACTTGGAAAAGACGCTGGTTTATTCTCACAGATAACTGCCTCTACTACTTTGAGTACACGACT GACAAAGAACCCAGAGGAATTATTCCACTGGAAAATCTGAATATCAGAGAAGTTGATGACTCTAAGAAACCG AACTGCTTTGAGCTCTTCATCTCCGACCACAAGGATCAGGTGATCAAAGCCTGCAAGACGGAGGCGGACGGACGCGTCGTCGAGGGAAACCACACTTTTTACAGAATCTCTGCCCCGACCGCAGAGGAGAAGGATGAGTGGATGAACAGCATCAA GGCCGCCATCAGCAAAGACCCGTTCTACGAGATGCTGGCTACTCGGAAGAAGAAGGTCTCGTCTCTGAAGGGTCTGTAG
- the LOC120819530 gene encoding cytohesin-1 isoform X3: MPDDLSPEERHELESIRRRKQELLHDIQRLKDDIAEVTNEIESLGLTEERKSMQRNKQMAMGRKKFNMDPKKGIRFLIDSSLLKNTSNDIGQFLYKGEGLNKTAIGDYLGERDDFNIQVLHAFLELHEFTDLNLVQALRQFLWSFRLPGEAQKIDRMMEAFARRYCRCNPGVFQSTDTCYVLSFAVIMLNTSLHNPNVKDKPSVQRFTAMNRGINDGGDLPEELLRNLYDSIKNEPFKIPEDDGNDLTHTFFNPDREGWLLKLGGRVKTWKRRWFILTDNCLYYFEYTTDKEPRGIIPLENLNIREVDDSKKPNCFELFISDHKDQVIKACKTEADGRVVEGNHTFYRISAPTAEEKDEWMNSIKAAISKDPFYEMLATRKKKVSSLKGL, encoded by the exons A TGCCTGATGACCTCAGTCCAGAGGAGAGACACGAGCTGGAAAGCATCCGCCGCAGAAAACAAGAGCTGCTGCACGACATACAA AGGCTGAAGGATGATATCGCAGAGGTGACCAATGAGATTGAAAGCCTGGGCCTGACTGAAGAGAG GAAAAGCATGCAGAGGAACAAACAGATGGCCATGGGCCGAAAGAAGTTTAACATGGACCCCAAGAAG GGGATTCGCTTCCTGATCGACAGCTCGCTGCTGAAAAATACCAGCAACGACATCGGCCAGTTTCTCTacaagggggaggggcttaacaAAACCGCAATCGGCGACTACTTAGGAGAGCG AGACGACTTCAACATCCAGGTTCTGCATGCCTTCCTGGAGTTGCACGAGTTCACAGACTTGAACCTGGTTCAGGCTCTCAGGCAGTTCCTGTGGAGCTTTCGGCTGCCCGGCGAGGCTCAGAAGATCGACCGCATGATGGAGGCGTTCGCCCGGCGATACTGTCGCTGTAACCCCGGCGTGTTTCAGAGCACAG ATACCTGCTATGTGTTGTCGTTCGCCGTGATCATGTTGAACACGTCCCTACACAACCCCAACGTGAAGGACAAACCCTCCGTTCAGAGGTTCACAGCAATGAACAGAGGCATCAACGACGGGGGAGACCTACCGGAGGAGCTGCTCCGA AACCTGTACGACAGCATCAAGAATGAACCCTTCAAGATCCCAGAGGATGATGGGAACGAcctcacacacaccttcttCAACCCCGACAGAGAAGGATGGCTACTGAAACTCG GTGGACGAGTTAAGACTTGGAAAAGACGCTGGTTTATTCTCACAGATAACTGCCTCTACTACTTTGAGTACACGACT GACAAAGAACCCAGAGGAATTATTCCACTGGAAAATCTGAATATCAGAGAAGTTGATGACTCTAAGAAACCG AACTGCTTTGAGCTCTTCATCTCCGACCACAAGGATCAGGTGATCAAAGCCTGCAAGACGGAGGCGGACGGACGCGTCGTCGAGGGAAACCACACTTTTTACAGAATCTCTGCCCCGACCGCAGAGGAGAAGGATGAGTGGATGAACAGCATCAA GGCCGCCATCAGCAAAGACCCGTTCTACGAGATGCTGGCTACTCGGAAGAAGAAGGTCTCGTCTCTGAAGGGTCTGTAG
- the LOC120819530 gene encoding cytohesin-1 isoform X2: protein MVLKSEDGVVPDDLSPEERHELESIRRRKQELLHDIQRLKDDIAEVTNEIESLGLTEERKSMQRNKQMAMGRKKFNMDPKKGIRFLIDSSLLKNTSNDIGQFLYKGEGLNKTAIGDYLGERDDFNIQVLHAFLELHEFTDLNLVQALRQFLWSFRLPGEAQKIDRMMEAFARRYCRCNPGVFQSTDTCYVLSFAVIMLNTSLHNPNVKDKPSVQRFTAMNRGINDGGDLPEELLRNLYDSIKNEPFKIPEDDGNDLTHTFFNPDREGWLLKLGGRVKTWKRRWFILTDNCLYYFEYTTDKEPRGIIPLENLNIREVDDSKKPNCFELFISDHKDQVIKACKTEADGRVVEGNHTFYRISAPTAEEKDEWMNSIKAAISKDPFYEMLATRKKKVSSLKGL from the exons TGCCTGATGACCTCAGTCCAGAGGAGAGACACGAGCTGGAAAGCATCCGCCGCAGAAAACAAGAGCTGCTGCACGACATACAA AGGCTGAAGGATGATATCGCAGAGGTGACCAATGAGATTGAAAGCCTGGGCCTGACTGAAGAGAG GAAAAGCATGCAGAGGAACAAACAGATGGCCATGGGCCGAAAGAAGTTTAACATGGACCCCAAGAAG GGGATTCGCTTCCTGATCGACAGCTCGCTGCTGAAAAATACCAGCAACGACATCGGCCAGTTTCTCTacaagggggaggggcttaacaAAACCGCAATCGGCGACTACTTAGGAGAGCG AGACGACTTCAACATCCAGGTTCTGCATGCCTTCCTGGAGTTGCACGAGTTCACAGACTTGAACCTGGTTCAGGCTCTCAGGCAGTTCCTGTGGAGCTTTCGGCTGCCCGGCGAGGCTCAGAAGATCGACCGCATGATGGAGGCGTTCGCCCGGCGATACTGTCGCTGTAACCCCGGCGTGTTTCAGAGCACAG ATACCTGCTATGTGTTGTCGTTCGCCGTGATCATGTTGAACACGTCCCTACACAACCCCAACGTGAAGGACAAACCCTCCGTTCAGAGGTTCACAGCAATGAACAGAGGCATCAACGACGGGGGAGACCTACCGGAGGAGCTGCTCCGA AACCTGTACGACAGCATCAAGAATGAACCCTTCAAGATCCCAGAGGATGATGGGAACGAcctcacacacaccttcttCAACCCCGACAGAGAAGGATGGCTACTGAAACTCG GTGGACGAGTTAAGACTTGGAAAAGACGCTGGTTTATTCTCACAGATAACTGCCTCTACTACTTTGAGTACACGACT GACAAAGAACCCAGAGGAATTATTCCACTGGAAAATCTGAATATCAGAGAAGTTGATGACTCTAAGAAACCG AACTGCTTTGAGCTCTTCATCTCCGACCACAAGGATCAGGTGATCAAAGCCTGCAAGACGGAGGCGGACGGACGCGTCGTCGAGGGAAACCACACTTTTTACAGAATCTCTGCCCCGACCGCAGAGGAGAAGGATGAGTGGATGAACAGCATCAA GGCCGCCATCAGCAAAGACCCGTTCTACGAGATGCTGGCTACTCGGAAGAAGAAGGTCTCGTCTCTGAAGGGTCTGTAG
- the LOC120819530 gene encoding cytohesin-1 isoform X1: MGTVSELCASSFQAFLCPTVRPGAPAPATVPDDLSPEERHELESIRRRKQELLHDIQRLKDDIAEVTNEIESLGLTEERKSMQRNKQMAMGRKKFNMDPKKGIRFLIDSSLLKNTSNDIGQFLYKGEGLNKTAIGDYLGERDDFNIQVLHAFLELHEFTDLNLVQALRQFLWSFRLPGEAQKIDRMMEAFARRYCRCNPGVFQSTDTCYVLSFAVIMLNTSLHNPNVKDKPSVQRFTAMNRGINDGGDLPEELLRNLYDSIKNEPFKIPEDDGNDLTHTFFNPDREGWLLKLGGRVKTWKRRWFILTDNCLYYFEYTTDKEPRGIIPLENLNIREVDDSKKPNCFELFISDHKDQVIKACKTEADGRVVEGNHTFYRISAPTAEEKDEWMNSIKAAISKDPFYEMLATRKKKVSSLKGL; encoded by the exons TGCCTGATGACCTCAGTCCAGAGGAGAGACACGAGCTGGAAAGCATCCGCCGCAGAAAACAAGAGCTGCTGCACGACATACAA AGGCTGAAGGATGATATCGCAGAGGTGACCAATGAGATTGAAAGCCTGGGCCTGACTGAAGAGAG GAAAAGCATGCAGAGGAACAAACAGATGGCCATGGGCCGAAAGAAGTTTAACATGGACCCCAAGAAG GGGATTCGCTTCCTGATCGACAGCTCGCTGCTGAAAAATACCAGCAACGACATCGGCCAGTTTCTCTacaagggggaggggcttaacaAAACCGCAATCGGCGACTACTTAGGAGAGCG AGACGACTTCAACATCCAGGTTCTGCATGCCTTCCTGGAGTTGCACGAGTTCACAGACTTGAACCTGGTTCAGGCTCTCAGGCAGTTCCTGTGGAGCTTTCGGCTGCCCGGCGAGGCTCAGAAGATCGACCGCATGATGGAGGCGTTCGCCCGGCGATACTGTCGCTGTAACCCCGGCGTGTTTCAGAGCACAG ATACCTGCTATGTGTTGTCGTTCGCCGTGATCATGTTGAACACGTCCCTACACAACCCCAACGTGAAGGACAAACCCTCCGTTCAGAGGTTCACAGCAATGAACAGAGGCATCAACGACGGGGGAGACCTACCGGAGGAGCTGCTCCGA AACCTGTACGACAGCATCAAGAATGAACCCTTCAAGATCCCAGAGGATGATGGGAACGAcctcacacacaccttcttCAACCCCGACAGAGAAGGATGGCTACTGAAACTCG GTGGACGAGTTAAGACTTGGAAAAGACGCTGGTTTATTCTCACAGATAACTGCCTCTACTACTTTGAGTACACGACT GACAAAGAACCCAGAGGAATTATTCCACTGGAAAATCTGAATATCAGAGAAGTTGATGACTCTAAGAAACCG AACTGCTTTGAGCTCTTCATCTCCGACCACAAGGATCAGGTGATCAAAGCCTGCAAGACGGAGGCGGACGGACGCGTCGTCGAGGGAAACCACACTTTTTACAGAATCTCTGCCCCGACCGCAGAGGAGAAGGATGAGTGGATGAACAGCATCAA GGCCGCCATCAGCAAAGACCCGTTCTACGAGATGCTGGCTACTCGGAAGAAGAAGGTCTCGTCTCTGAAGGGTCTGTAG